The nucleotide sequence ACCTCCAAATAATCCCCTGATGAGAAAATGCTATGAAACTGACTGGTGCCATCTAATGGACAACACACCACAAAGCACGGTTTAGACTTCTAACACTCTCTCCAAACAATGTGTGATATACAGGGACAAaagcattaatataaataataaagtggCCAAGTATTTGGAAGTTCTGGGGGTTTGTTTGGTTTCAGTGCCAACATTCACTTCACTATCTGAAAAAGCTAATGCAGAAATAAACTGTTCACACAATATATTACTCAACTGTTATTATTTAGGGTTCTACATTTGTATTGTTTGGCttataattgtatttctttacatctgtttttattctttcctgttttttctgttatttttatcatTCATAATATCAATGTTCAGGATAGGGGTCCTCCAGGAAGGCTTGAGAACAactgacttaaagggatagctcagccaaaaatgaaaattatcccatgatttactcacctctTTACTCCgactgtatttgtctgaaagacaAAAGTCATATAAACCTAGGCTGAGTAATTCagggggtaattttcattttgggctgaaTTATACTTTTAAGTGTCCCATTAGTTTTGGGGCCACTGAATATACCGTACGATTTGATTTATTAACTGGGATAGCTATAGCCATTGTGTTTGATCTACCCATTTGTTACTAGTGTTTGCAAGTGTGTGTGCGCGTTTCTTTCCTCAGTCGTCCGTCTCCAACTCAAAGCTCCAGCAAGAAGCTGGCGTCTCATGTTTTATTCACAATGCAATCATCAAACCTGCCGCCATCTGACCAGAATCACCCTTCAGCCCGTGGCTTCTGTTTCTCATGACTAATGCATGACACAGCGCCAGTCCACACCCAGCTCCACTAACCCAACTCTTCTTTCTTGCTTTGCCTTCATGCCAACTCGTTTGTCACCCTTAACTACCCTCTCAGAATCAACTGTGATGTTTAAACAGCTGGAGGAGACACAGTGCGTTACAGATACAGATGCTTGCTCGTGCCATTGATCAGACCTGTCTGAACGCAGCACGTAAACTCTGTTCATTATGATAAGTTTAGGAGTGATAGAGCTGCTGTGCATGTTTAGGAGAGCTGATGGTAACCTAAGATGCCATACTCGGGCTATAGTCGTGACCATCACAACAACATCGGCAGTGTATCTCACACACGTACATCTGCCAGTAGCAATAgcttaaattatacaattatatgttaatatttagtTGGCATTCGATATAGATACATCTACCATTCATTTACATGCGCCTACCATTCATATGAGCTTGACTAGGGTTAAAGATAAACTCTTCAAACTTTTTATTGCTGAATTCAATTTAAGTAGTTCGGGAGCACACTTTAGATTCTCAATCATTAAACAGCTTTAATGTGAAAcggtcaaaataataaatatcaaagttattgtgacaCTCTCTAGTATCCAATTTATCACCCAGCCCGATCTACtcgcataaataaatgaatgaaataaaactgtTCCTCTAGACGTGTTTCTTTCTCCCGAGATCTCTGATTGCTAACACGGTTTAATTACCTATACGTAGCGAAGTTAAATGTCAGGCCGCTCTCAAGATGGCATCAAAACCACTTTACCAGGAAAAAGTGATTAGAGAAAACCGTAGACATGATGCAGTGGAGGCTGGAGGAAACATATTTACCTCGTTTCTTGTCAGAAGTAATGGAATTTCTATAATCGGACTCAGAGCCACATGCAGTCGCTCCATCAGTATTGCTGGAGAACACAAGAATGCGTGATACAGTTGTATttgcaaaacaaaccaaaacaatgtccttttttaaatcaaatttgtacattttaattacacTTTCTTCGTACCTGCTGAGTAGACCAGAGAAACAGGAAGGTGAATCAAAGGCCGACCATAACCTAGTCTTTCAAACTGCAGATAAATAAAGGTGCAGTTCCTTGAAATAGTAAATGATTGTAATATgcatgcattcatttgaaatacttgGTTTGACTGCTACTCACCAGAGGTGTCAGCCATTCAAAGACATTGACAGACTCCCCATCGTTGATAAAATAAACCTGTCCACtctaaagaaacaaaaacacaaccaAATGTACAACACATTATAACTGATCTGGGTTCAAAACTGCTGAttgtaatgagaaaataaattcgATCATTCCACACATACCGCCACAAAAGCTTTATCTGCAGTGAGGGCTTCTGCTGCTAAAACATGAGCCATCACCAGATTATCCACATGTACCCAGTTCATCTTGGCATTAGGGTCCCCAAAATGAAAGCTGAACAACCTCCTCTCCACATTCACCTAAAAAAGGTGAGAAGagagtgataataaaaaaaaaaaaaaaaaaaactttgtcccTGTATCAGCACTTCACAAAGATAATAACAGACTCTAAACTGAGGGACACAAGAATGTGGAAGTACATGAGGTAGAAAAGATATGCATGTGTCTGTATGTACACTGACAACACAAGTACAGACAGTCACGTGTATGTCTGTAGAGGGGTTCagttctggtgagtttgctggccagtcaagcacaacaacaccatggtcatttaagcAACTTTTGGTGCtcttggcagtgtgggcaggtgtcaaatcctgttggaaaatgaaatcagcatcttcaaaaagctgatcatgagaaggaagcatgaagtgctccaagatttcttggcaaacgggtgcagtgactttggttttcaaaaaacacaatggaccaacagcagcagatgatattgcacaccaatcatcacagactgtggaaacttaacactggacttcaagcaacttgggctatgagcttctccagccttcctccagactccaggaccttggtttccaaatgaaatacaaaacttgctctcatttgaaaagaggactttgaaccactgggcaacagtccagttcttcttctccttagcccatgtaagacgcctctgacgttgtctgtggttcagttaattccttgacacgtctgtgtgtggtagTTTTGTataccttgaccccagcctctgtccattccttgtgaagtttactTGACAaccctcataaggctgcggttctcttggttggttgtgcatctttttcttccaccctttttcctttcactcaactgtttgttaacatgcttggatacagcactctgtgaacagccagcttctttggcaatgcatgtttgtggctccttgtgaagggtgtcaatgattgtcttctggacaactgtcagatcagcagtcttcctcatgattttgtagcctagtgaactgagagaccattttgaaggatcAAAAAACCTTTACAGGTGTTTGGAGATGATTAACTGATTGCcatattctaattggttgagaATCTGTTAGCTTTTtgctaaatgtgagccaaaatcatcacaattaaaagaactaaagtCTTAGACTACTTTCAGTCTGTgttcactgaatttatttaatacatgagttacccaatttgagttgaattttctgaaataaatgaacttttccacccTTCTTTATTAAGATGCACCTGTGTGTCTGTAGAGTCACAGCAGAAGCACAAACAGTTACAGCAGAAGCACATACAGttgtgtgtctgtatgtttaAAGGCACAGTTTAAAGCACAGTCTGTTACAGGAGCCTCTCACAGACTCCATTAATATTGTACAGCTCTGGGCACGGTGGCACAGCTGAGGCCACAGAGTACAACTGTCtgagacctgtgtgtgtgtgtgtgtgtgtgtgtgtgtgtgtttgcgtgtgtgtgtgtgtgtgtgtgtgtgtgcgtgagagagagagagagagggaagatgGAACAGGAGAATGAGAGCCCTCACCATCACCCTGTGTAAATGTCTCCTCTCTTCAGGACCATAGATACCAGAGGGGCGCAGCACACATGTGTGAAGAAAACCACCGCCTAAAACAACAATACCTCAATATTACATAACAGATTTATCAGTGACctacattattttgttttcatattcagaattaaataaatagatgCCTAAATATAATCTAAACAAGACCCGAGTTTGAGTTGCAGCTCGTGGTCCTGTCTCTCTACCATTTTGTTTCTACATAATTTTGTCTACATAAAGACAAAGATTATGCAAAAAATGccagatataatataaaataaaactgaatctgACTTTTTTACTTGAATTACGTTTTTaagtctatattatatatatatattttttttttctcagaatttaatTATGAAAGCATAAGAGAGATCTCCATGaggataaaaaaatgaaaaagcaagAACAGATCAGTAATATTTCCTCTGGTATTTTCTGCTAGAGAATTGACACAATAATTAAAGAAACTTGAAGAATCCTATTGTACATGGTGTTACAGCACTGGCCAATATATACTATAGTACTTTTTTGGTTTTACTCATGACATCAAAGAAATGTAATACCGATCGCGATGTGTTCAGCAAATAAACCAGAAAcaaagtgatgaaaaaaaaaagaaaatatatttaattacacaATTTCACACCGCTAAAAATAGCAAAGTTCTTGGTAAAAAGTTGCTTCTCTCTTTATGTTCTGAAAGGAGGTATGTGATTATTAGCACAGaacccaaacacacaaaataagcTTCACACCAGCTACAAATTTACTCAGAGCTTGTCTTTATGATTAAGCCTAGGTCTAAATTTAAAACAGTGTCGGCGTGACCGGCTGGCTTGAGTTGCAGGTCATTACCATAGCAGCCTCTACCTCAATACTTCAtcagcagtggacacacacacacacacacacacacacacaatatgagcAGGGTACATGATACCACTTGCGCTTATTGCTATTGTGCGCAATATCAGGATCGACTTCAGAGACCAGCGAGTTTCCATTTCCGTACCTTTTGTTGATCTTCCATTGGCAGCGAGCACCAGGCGTTCAGCGATCGCTTTAGTTCTGGAGTAATGGTCTATGTGCTTGaagacagaaacaaaaaaaaccaaacaaaaatgaaacaaatcacAAGACCTGATTGATTAACATTTCCAGACTATACAATGACTTatgttatagtatagtatagtacataTGTTTACTTATGGGACATCAGCTCTAAAATGAAATATCTCAAGTAAAATTGCTTAGACTATGAAGTGTCcgttgtaatataatataatataatcacacGCCAGACAACTGAGCCCCAGTGAAATATGAGTGTGTAAGCTGTAGCGTTGTATGATTCATCAGATGTTATGTATTCATGTATGAAGTTTGCAGCACTTGGGCTTCATCGCGCGAGTGAGGTGTCAGGTGGACTAATTTGATTCCATTAACCTTCCTTAACTTCGGTCTACTGTTCTTCGGGACGGTGAAGCGGAGCACACAGGAGCAGCGAGTTCATCAAACGTGACACACTTATCCCTAGTGAAAGTCATCCTCATCTGATGCCTATGATCACTAATGTAACAGATCGGTCTGTGTTAATTAAAAATTGGATATGGGTGAAGGAAGATtagattttcacattttctgaagGGGATTCTTCTTGCAACCTTAGATAAGACTTGTGTCTGACGCGGTTCAGATCGTCTAGATAGAAGAGAAGTCTCATGTTGAACAAGTCTCCTGATGCATTAATATGAACACTTCAGAAAATGACTGGATGCAGGATAAATCACAACACACTCAGCGTCCGTCTCACCATGTCCAGCGGCACGCAGGGAACTGAGTCTTCATCTCCATCCTCGATGGGCCGGCCAGCAAACGCCACGTTGATTGTGCTGGTGTAGATGAGTCTGGAGATGCCCCGCTCCGTACAGACTACAACCACCAAACAAAACCAGATATTATTGGCCAAAATAGCACATTTTAAGTTGCATTcaacttttttacatttctttgcttTGTCCAGCTTCTCAGTTTTTTTCACTGATCTTGTCGCAATGCATTCTTATGAAAGatacacatgattgcctttgaaTTTGGTTAAAAGTGGGCATCTCATAATCTGCACACCAGAAGTGCACCTACTTCTTGTCAGAAAAATATAAGGAATATCTAATGTGAAATGTTATGAATAGCATTTGACTCATTATTTGGATAACAGGTCCAACAGTTGCAGTATCAGTTAATCAAATGATGACGGCTCACCATTTATGACATTGTTCGTGCCGCAAACGTTGACTGATTCGATCTGCGTTTTCTTCAGCTGCAGAGCATGAAAATACATAATTCACTTGAGTATGGTGTGGTGTGACAGCAGTACAGTCCCTCACACTCAGACTAatacaaatgtgaaaataatacTCATGTTATATTAAAAATCGAAGCTCAAGTAATGTTGCATGCAATTTATTTGATTGCCTCTGTCTCTGTGATATAAACCGAACTCTTATTAGAcgcattttattcatttactgaCCTGCTCAGGTCCTGACATCCCATAGGAAGCAGTGTGATAAATAACGTCCACTCCAGCACAGATCTTATACAGGGCATCATAATCACGGATATCAATCTTTAAGTAAAAGATAGAAATATACAGAAGTATAGCAATGCTTATTCAATAACAgcaaaaagtatatatacatacatatatatatatatatatatatatatatatatatatatatatatatatatatatatatatataacaatacaatctgtgcagaaattatttattattttgcttaattaGCTTAGATTTAGCCGAAATAGAACCACAATTTGCTTAAATCCTTACTATTAGACAATGTTTCTAGATTTGATGGAAACCTACATATTTTTGGATCGTCATTTAtcatctaaaacaaaaacaaacaaaaaaataataataattcattattctAAACAATGATGTTATTAGttgtat is from Carassius auratus strain Wakin chromosome 28, ASM336829v1, whole genome shotgun sequence and encodes:
- the LOC113047586 gene encoding putative short-chain dehydrogenase/reductase family 42E member 2, producing MKENRSSCQVEQLPCACLLDCHRQTHTRSAAGAPSRHRANGAVGALCNSPNCMVAARLENPEQGRHGAGRVLVTGGAGYFGFRLGRALAGQGATVLLLDLHKPPWDIPDGAVFLQIDIRDYDALYKICAGVDVIYHTASYGMSGPEQLKKTQIESVNVCGTNNVINVCTERGISRLIYTSTINVAFAGRPIEDGDEDSVPCVPLDMHIDHYSRTKAIAERLVLAANGRSTKGGGFLHTCVLRPSGIYGPEERRHLHRVMVNVERRLFSFHFGDPNAKMNWVHVDNLVMAHVLAAEALTADKAFVASGQVYFINDGESVNVFEWLTPLFERLGYGRPLIHLPVSLVYSAAILMERLHVALSPIIEIPLLLTRNEVRNIAVSHTFKIEKAQRELGFRPKKYSLTDSVDQYLRSRAPRSAVSFPNTLYLFLLLLVGVITLVILSAGRE